A genomic stretch from Verrucomicrobiia bacterium includes:
- a CDS encoding cupin domain-containing protein — MTDVIVEQNPDPHRLDQLGVFVWPVWEKEVSEFPWHYDEKETCYLLEGDVTVTPEGGEPVRFGKGDLVTFPAGMSCTWEVHKAVRKHYKFGE; from the coding sequence ATGACCGACGTTATCGTGGAGCAGAACCCAGATCCCCACCGACTCGATCAGCTGGGCGTGTTCGTTTGGCCTGTATGGGAAAAGGAAGTGTCTGAGTTTCCGTGGCACTACGACGAGAAGGAAACGTGCTACTTGCTGGAAGGCGATGTCACGGTGACGCCGGAGGGCGGAGAGCCGGTGCGCTTTGGCAAAGGTGATTTGGTCACCTTTCCGGCGGGCATGTCATGCACGTGGGAGGTTCACAAGGCCGTGCGGAAGCACTACAAGTTCGGCGAATGA
- the mfd gene encoding transcription-repair coupling factor — protein sequence MSLNSLADAGKPFIASLLSQIANRPILIVTDGLKSQEALFNDLQTLLPGVQFYPAWETLPHEDVLPHADTIADRLKALTNLNAPVTVASVQALMQKTFAPDYFMSLRLEVRLGQEIELQDFLDTLTKLGYHAEYQVNDPGDMAMRGGIVDFFPLDRGEPVRVEFSGNEIESIRTFDPITQQSREKREHLVVTPAGELGLLKQAIDQTAPLVDLLPRDTLLVLDEPDKLAEAAENYARQIPKGDKFFAEWRHTLESGLSIVQLTEALAIDPPAAYINLRLASLDAFRPLDTRSPEPEIAEQMRRSFFEQMQRWTTEGYSLQVFCSNDGEKQRFEELWREYTEASNTTGSKLEASIATLSRGFLWTDAKLAVVTDSEIFGRYKLVRPRRKFHQLAQATDWTELQEGDIVVHVQHGIGKYLGLKSLDFNGSKQEVLAIEYADEARLYVPIDQAHLVSKYLGAGKRQPPLHQLGGALWQKQKLTAERAIMDLAANLLEIQAARHTLEGHAFAPDTAWQNEFEAAFIYDETPDQLTAISEVKGDMESSKPMDRLICGDVGYGKTEVAIRAAFKAVMGGFQVAILCPTTILAEQHWNTFRERMSGYPITIEMLSRFRTQREQTKVAKLLREGGVDIVIGTHRLLSGDITFKNLGLVVVDEEQRFGVLHKERFKQLRKLIDVLTLSATPIPRTLYLSLTGARDMSTIQTPPQDRLPVETIVAAYDERLIKQAIQRELNRGGQVYFLHNRVQSIEMVAERLRDLLLESKVRIDVGHGQMDEHELEEVMHRFVKGQIDVLVCTTIIESGLDIPNANTIIIDRADRFGLSDLYQLRGRVGRYKHQAYAYILLPRHLNLVQSARKRIGAIKQYSSLGSGFKIAMRDLEIRGAGNILGSEQSGHITAIGFDLYCQLLKESIARLKGEKPKHRTLVTLKLDFLNDESGEGLARIPSNYMTDSRLRIQAYRKIAQAAELATVKSLRREFRDRFGKIPRQLELLLQCAEVRIQASDTHVETVETREDKIMLTQRSTLLQIGGKFPRFVETKPEGKLAELKTLLYSLSEGVTPEKERKR from the coding sequence TTGTCTCTAAATTCCCTGGCCGACGCGGGAAAACCTTTCATCGCCTCTCTCCTCTCGCAAATTGCCAATCGTCCGATCCTCATCGTGACCGACGGGCTGAAGTCGCAGGAAGCTCTCTTCAACGATCTGCAAACTCTCCTGCCCGGCGTCCAGTTCTATCCCGCATGGGAAACGCTCCCGCACGAGGACGTGCTTCCTCATGCGGACACGATCGCGGACCGGCTCAAGGCGCTCACCAACCTGAACGCCCCCGTCACCGTCGCCTCCGTGCAAGCCTTGATGCAAAAGACATTTGCTCCTGACTATTTTATGTCGCTGCGGTTGGAAGTCCGCCTCGGCCAGGAAATCGAACTCCAGGATTTTCTCGACACGCTCACGAAACTCGGCTACCACGCCGAATATCAGGTCAACGATCCCGGCGACATGGCCATGCGCGGCGGTATCGTCGACTTCTTTCCGCTCGACCGCGGCGAGCCCGTGCGCGTCGAATTCTCCGGCAACGAGATCGAATCCATCCGCACCTTCGACCCCATCACCCAACAGTCACGCGAGAAACGGGAACACCTCGTCGTCACCCCGGCCGGCGAACTCGGCCTCCTGAAACAAGCGATAGACCAGACCGCGCCGCTCGTCGATCTGCTGCCACGCGATACGCTGCTCGTGCTCGACGAGCCGGACAAACTCGCCGAAGCCGCCGAGAATTACGCGCGCCAGATTCCCAAGGGCGACAAGTTCTTTGCCGAGTGGCGTCATACGCTGGAGTCGGGGCTAAGCATCGTGCAACTCACCGAAGCGCTGGCCATCGACCCGCCGGCGGCCTACATCAACCTGCGCCTCGCTTCGCTCGATGCCTTCCGTCCTCTCGACACGCGGTCGCCCGAACCGGAAATCGCCGAGCAGATGCGCCGTTCCTTCTTCGAACAGATGCAGCGTTGGACCACGGAAGGTTACTCCCTGCAAGTCTTTTGCAGCAACGATGGCGAGAAGCAGCGCTTTGAAGAGCTCTGGCGCGAGTACACCGAAGCCTCCAATACTACGGGCTCAAAACTGGAGGCGTCAATCGCCACGCTGTCGCGCGGTTTCCTCTGGACGGACGCCAAACTCGCCGTCGTCACCGACTCCGAAATTTTCGGTCGCTACAAGCTGGTTCGTCCCCGCCGCAAGTTTCATCAACTGGCGCAGGCGACGGACTGGACGGAGTTGCAGGAAGGCGACATCGTCGTGCACGTCCAGCATGGCATCGGGAAGTATCTGGGATTGAAGTCGCTCGACTTCAACGGCTCGAAGCAGGAGGTCCTCGCCATCGAGTATGCGGATGAAGCGCGGCTCTACGTCCCCATCGACCAGGCGCATCTCGTCTCGAAGTACTTGGGCGCGGGCAAACGGCAACCGCCGTTGCACCAACTCGGCGGCGCGCTCTGGCAGAAGCAGAAGCTCACCGCCGAGCGCGCCATCATGGACCTCGCCGCCAACCTGCTCGAAATCCAGGCCGCGCGTCATACGCTCGAAGGCCATGCGTTCGCACCCGACACTGCCTGGCAAAATGAGTTCGAGGCCGCGTTCATCTACGACGAGACGCCTGATCAACTTACCGCCATCAGCGAGGTGAAGGGCGACATGGAATCGTCCAAGCCGATGGACCGTCTCATTTGCGGCGACGTGGGCTACGGCAAGACGGAGGTCGCCATCCGCGCGGCGTTCAAGGCGGTGATGGGCGGCTTTCAAGTCGCGATCCTCTGCCCCACGACGATCCTCGCCGAGCAACATTGGAACACGTTCCGCGAACGCATGTCGGGTTACCCGATCACCATCGAGATGCTCTCGCGCTTCCGCACGCAGCGCGAACAAACGAAAGTCGCCAAACTCCTGCGCGAAGGCGGCGTGGACATTGTCATCGGCACACACCGCTTGCTCAGCGGCGACATAACTTTCAAAAACCTCGGGCTGGTCGTTGTCGATGAGGAGCAGCGTTTCGGCGTCTTGCACAAGGAACGGTTCAAGCAATTGCGCAAGCTGATCGACGTGTTGACGCTCAGTGCTACGCCCATTCCGCGCACGCTCTATCTCTCGCTCACGGGCGCGCGCGACATGAGCACCATCCAGACGCCGCCACAAGACCGCCTGCCCGTGGAGACCATCGTCGCGGCGTATGACGAACGGCTCATCAAGCAGGCCATCCAGCGCGAACTCAACCGCGGCGGCCAGGTTTACTTCCTCCACAACCGCGTCCAAAGCATCGAGATGGTGGCCGAACGCCTGCGCGACCTGCTGCTGGAATCGAAAGTCCGCATCGATGTCGGTCACGGCCAGATGGACGAGCATGAACTCGAAGAAGTCATGCACCGCTTCGTCAAAGGCCAGATCGACGTGCTGGTGTGCACCACCATCATCGAGAGCGGACTCGATATCCCGAACGCCAACACCATTATCATCGATCGCGCCGACCGTTTTGGGTTGAGCGACCTGTATCAGCTTCGCGGTCGCGTCGGCCGCTACAAACACCAGGCGTACGCCTACATTCTCCTGCCGCGGCACCTGAACCTCGTCCAGAGCGCGCGCAAACGAATCGGCGCGATCAAGCAATACTCGTCCCTTGGCAGCGGGTTCAAAATCGCCATGCGCGACCTCGAGATTCGCGGGGCCGGGAACATCCTCGGCTCCGAACAGAGCGGCCACATCACCGCCATCGGCTTCGACCTCTATTGCCAGTTGCTCAAGGAAAGCATCGCGCGCCTCAAAGGCGAGAAACCCAAACACCGCACGTTGGTGACGCTCAAACTGGACTTTCTCAACGACGAATCCGGCGAAGGGCTCGCGCGCATTCCGTCAAACTATATGACGGACTCGCGTCTGCGCATCCAAGCCTACCGCAAGATCGCGCAAGCCGCGGAACTCGCGACTGTAAAGTCACTGCGCCGCGAATTCCGTGACCGTTTCGGCAAAATCCCGCGTCAACTGGAACTCCTCTTGCAATGCGCCGAGGTAAGGATTCAAGCAAGCGACACACACGTGGAAACCGTCGAAACCCGCGAAGACAAAATCATGCTCACCCAGCGCAGCACCCTCCTCCAAATCGGCGGCAAATTCCCCCGCTTCGTGGAAACCAAACCCGAAGGCAAACTTGCCGAACTCAAAACGCTGTTGTATTCCTTGAGCGAGGGCGTGACACCTGAAAAGGAAAGGAAAAGGTGA
- the mdh gene encoding malate dehydrogenase → MNRKVTVFGAGFVGSTTAQRIAEKQLADVVMVDIIEGMPQGKALDMMESACLEGFDAKVTGANDPAACAGSDLIVVTSGIARKPGMSRDDLLKTNAGIVGSVCEAIKKNAPNATVIVVSNPLDVMTYLAGVKLGFPKNKVIGMAGVLDSARFRCFIAMELGVSMRDVDAMVLGGHGDDMVPLVRYATVAGIKVEDLIPKDKLDALVTRTRNGGAEIVALLKTGSAYYAPSSSVVEMVSSILRDEKRVLPCAAWCTGQYSVKDMFVGVPCILGKDGVEKIIELKLSENELAQLKTSSDHVFENVKRLNL, encoded by the coding sequence ATGAATCGCAAAGTCACAGTTTTCGGCGCCGGTTTCGTCGGGTCCACCACCGCGCAACGCATCGCGGAAAAACAACTCGCCGACGTTGTGATGGTCGACATCATCGAGGGTATGCCGCAGGGCAAGGCGCTGGACATGATGGAATCGGCCTGCCTTGAAGGGTTCGACGCGAAGGTCACCGGCGCGAATGATCCCGCCGCCTGCGCGGGCAGTGACCTCATCGTCGTCACCAGCGGCATCGCCCGCAAACCCGGCATGAGCCGCGACGATTTGCTGAAGACCAACGCCGGCATCGTCGGCAGCGTCTGCGAAGCCATCAAAAAGAACGCCCCGAATGCCACCGTCATCGTCGTCAGCAATCCCCTTGATGTGATGACCTATCTTGCCGGCGTCAAACTCGGTTTCCCGAAAAACAAAGTCATCGGCATGGCCGGCGTGCTCGATAGCGCCCGTTTCCGTTGTTTCATCGCGATGGAACTCGGCGTGTCGATGCGTGATGTCGACGCCATGGTCCTCGGCGGTCACGGCGACGACATGGTTCCCCTCGTCCGCTACGCCACCGTCGCGGGCATCAAGGTCGAAGATTTGATTCCAAAAGATAAACTCGACGCGTTGGTCACACGCACACGCAACGGCGGCGCGGAAATCGTCGCGCTGCTCAAGACCGGTTCGGCCTACTACGCCCCGTCATCGTCCGTCGTCGAAATGGTTAGTTCAATCCTGCGCGATGAGAAACGCGTCCTCCCCTGCGCCGCCTGGTGCACCGGCCAATACAGCGTCAAAGACATGTTCGTCGGCGTCCCCTGCATCCTGGGAAAAGACGGCGTCGAGAAAATCATCGAGCTAAAATTGAGCGAGAACGAACTAGCCCAACTCAAAACCTCCTCCGACCACGTCTTCGAAAACGTGAAGCGGCTGAATCTGTAG
- a CDS encoding PQQ-binding-like beta-propeller repeat protein — translation MKIVVDCACQTPYEFEVEPVDGQMPGQVSCPTCGADGTDYANSVIQETLANQPKAAPKIKLKGSVEEEPDGDVSEEAADEAGGLPKSCFIHKEQPVEAFCLTCKKPICLKCMKQTGYFCSIYCRNRAQQAGMDIPVYAGQDRVVREREYKRVTQMGSAILVGLVALFITYEWYVIFGQKPSVKFAMPLAADARLMHAQFANDHELLLVSADSVSDYDFKKKQALWSTSLTKYRAKQSMPTNLAALVAAAQNEDQPKSPEAIAAQKKLVEQMADYEENYYPTDTQLHVVGNDLWVTVGRSIVCLDRATGTEKLSVKTEGRVRDMTFGDDAVIVVSAKGEYDRILTRIQLPSGEQQTERRSLPQPPARRFDMNMDMEAAREPYIPDDRHEFVATGSTVVDLDVKLVEKKVVTVDTMKAADPNSKKFENLGVTQTKEFAEDVMNDMKRSRGEGIAKVDQSRYALTLQRVFGKDIAPWTGEVTGSPALFAMKTVDVLVAGNVMYAFDKSNQKLWQSNLSYPIAPQFTQREYALGYGRRTASAAPCVERGNTLYLFDRGVLTAFDAQSGAVRWRMPSVGISNIRFDDSGMLYVSTSTASPESIQYSDQVSLDKVDPVIVKVDPANGKALWRLEKAGDECYAAGKYLYSTHVIVPGGLMTMIGKGSSSRTFHLFRLNPRNGKQMWDCTREGSPGSVDFCNNEILFQFDDRLEVLKFLPL, via the coding sequence ATGAAAATCGTCGTCGACTGTGCCTGCCAGACACCGTACGAGTTCGAAGTCGAGCCGGTGGATGGGCAGATGCCAGGGCAGGTCTCTTGCCCGACGTGCGGCGCGGATGGCACCGACTACGCCAATTCTGTCATTCAAGAAACCCTGGCAAACCAACCAAAGGCCGCACCGAAAATCAAACTCAAGGGTTCGGTTGAGGAGGAACCTGACGGTGACGTATCGGAAGAAGCGGCCGACGAGGCCGGCGGACTGCCGAAGTCCTGCTTCATCCACAAGGAACAGCCTGTGGAAGCGTTCTGCCTGACGTGCAAGAAACCCATTTGCCTGAAGTGCATGAAGCAAACCGGTTACTTTTGCAGTATCTATTGCCGCAATCGCGCCCAGCAAGCGGGCATGGATATCCCGGTTTACGCCGGTCAGGATCGCGTGGTGCGGGAGCGCGAATACAAACGGGTCACGCAGATGGGCAGTGCCATCCTCGTCGGGCTCGTGGCATTGTTCATCACCTACGAGTGGTACGTGATCTTCGGCCAGAAACCGTCCGTCAAGTTTGCCATGCCACTGGCCGCCGACGCGCGGCTCATGCACGCGCAGTTTGCCAACGACCACGAACTGTTGCTGGTGAGCGCCGATAGCGTGTCGGATTATGATTTTAAGAAGAAGCAGGCGCTCTGGTCCACTTCCCTGACGAAGTACCGCGCCAAACAATCCATGCCAACCAACCTGGCGGCGCTGGTCGCAGCAGCCCAAAACGAGGATCAACCGAAGTCACCCGAGGCAATCGCAGCGCAAAAAAAACTGGTCGAACAGATGGCCGATTATGAGGAGAATTATTACCCGACTGATACTCAGCTACACGTGGTCGGCAATGATCTCTGGGTGACCGTGGGGCGAAGCATCGTCTGCCTGGATCGCGCCACGGGGACTGAGAAACTTAGCGTGAAAACGGAAGGACGCGTCCGGGACATGACGTTTGGCGACGACGCGGTGATCGTCGTCTCGGCCAAGGGCGAATACGATCGCATACTCACGCGCATCCAACTGCCGTCGGGTGAGCAACAAACCGAACGGCGTTCGCTTCCCCAGCCTCCCGCTCGTCGGTTCGATATGAACATGGATATGGAAGCGGCACGGGAGCCGTATATTCCCGATGATCGACACGAATTTGTCGCAACGGGCTCGACCGTTGTGGATCTGGACGTGAAGCTGGTCGAAAAGAAAGTCGTCACAGTCGACACGATGAAAGCGGCCGATCCAAACAGCAAGAAGTTCGAGAACCTGGGCGTTACGCAGACAAAGGAATTCGCCGAGGACGTGATGAACGATATGAAACGATCACGGGGTGAAGGCATCGCGAAAGTGGATCAGAGCCGCTACGCCCTGACCCTCCAACGCGTCTTCGGCAAGGACATCGCGCCCTGGACCGGCGAAGTGACCGGATCCCCGGCGCTCTTCGCCATGAAGACCGTGGATGTGCTGGTCGCCGGCAACGTGATGTACGCGTTCGACAAGAGCAACCAGAAACTCTGGCAGAGCAATCTGTCGTATCCGATCGCCCCGCAGTTCACCCAACGCGAATACGCGTTGGGATACGGTCGCCGCACCGCGTCCGCCGCGCCGTGTGTGGAGAGGGGCAACACGTTGTACCTGTTTGACCGGGGCGTGTTGACAGCCTTCGACGCGCAGTCGGGTGCCGTTCGTTGGCGGATGCCGAGTGTGGGAATTTCCAACATCCGGTTTGACGACAGCGGGATGCTCTACGTCAGTACGAGCACCGCGAGCCCCGAGTCCATTCAGTATTCCGATCAGGTTAGCCTCGACAAGGTCGATCCCGTGATCGTCAAAGTGGATCCCGCAAACGGTAAGGCGTTGTGGCGCCTCGAAAAGGCCGGCGACGAATGTTACGCTGCGGGCAAATACCTTTACAGCACGCATGTGATCGTACCCGGTGGTTTGATGACCATGATCGGCAAGGGCTCCTCGTCTAGGACCTTCCACTTGTTCCGTCTCAATCCCCGAAACGGCAAACAAATGTGGGACTGCACACGGGAAGGCTCCCCCGGGTCAGTGGATTTCTGCAACAACGAGATCCTGTTTCAGTTCGATGACAGGCTGGAAGTGCTGAAGTTCTTGCCGCTATAG
- a CDS encoding type II secretion system protein, whose translation MNRATSGGFTLIELLVVIALILTMYVMAYGPAQKSYQEKQLVACQKNLLMIQIALKIYAADYHDSYPVVPGAHTSETPLSLLVPRDTTETSIFVCPGSARRRLPEAEPFTHRKISYAYYMGRTGRDGADAMLLSDAQLNSRPRHTGEPMFSVTGKRPADNHRQFGGNVLFCDGHAEQFPSVAPRDFTFSDPVVLLNPTP comes from the coding sequence ATGAATCGTGCGACATCCGGCGGATTTACCTTGATCGAATTGCTGGTGGTCATCGCATTAATCCTGACGATGTACGTTATGGCCTACGGACCGGCCCAGAAATCCTACCAGGAAAAGCAACTGGTCGCCTGCCAGAAGAATCTGCTGATGATCCAGATCGCCTTGAAGATTTATGCCGCGGATTACCATGACTCCTATCCCGTCGTGCCCGGGGCGCATACCTCGGAGACACCACTAAGTCTCTTGGTTCCGCGAGACACGACGGAAACGTCCATCTTTGTCTGTCCGGGCAGCGCCCGCCGCCGGTTACCCGAAGCCGAGCCGTTTACTCACCGAAAAATCAGCTATGCGTATTACATGGGACGCACGGGGCGCGATGGCGCCGACGCGATGCTGCTCTCGGACGCACAACTGAATTCGCGGCCACGACACACAGGCGAGCCCATGTTCTCGGTCACCGGCAAGCGACCTGCCGATAACCACCGGCAATTCGGTGGCAATGTTCTGTTTTGCGACGGACACGCCGAGCAATTCCCGTCCGTAGCGCCGCGCGATTTTACCTTTTCCGATCCGGTCGTCCTTCTCAACCCGACACCATGA
- a CDS encoding HNH endonuclease, producing MRNVLNENVLVLNRLWQAINVCTVERAFMLLYMGHAEVVTEDSGNFQTFDFHEWREFSQGHHGEDVVHTVSFKIRIPRVILLLFFDRLPHKEVKFTRHNIFERDHNTCQYCGKHFDRRELNLDHIVPRDHGGTTTWENIVCACIPCNTRKANRTPTQAGMHLIKKPKRPKWRPFVNVTISTVAHDSWKHFLDLAYWNVELGEDVK from the coding sequence ATGAGGAATGTGCTAAACGAAAACGTGTTGGTGCTCAATCGTCTGTGGCAGGCGATCAACGTCTGCACGGTCGAACGCGCGTTTATGCTCCTGTACATGGGCCACGCCGAGGTGGTGACGGAGGACAGCGGGAATTTCCAGACCTTTGATTTCCACGAGTGGCGCGAATTCAGCCAGGGACACCACGGCGAGGACGTGGTCCATACCGTCTCGTTCAAGATCCGCATTCCGCGCGTGATTTTGCTGCTGTTTTTTGATCGGCTACCGCACAAGGAAGTGAAATTCACGCGGCACAACATTTTCGAGCGCGACCACAACACCTGCCAGTATTGCGGGAAACATTTTGACCGGCGCGAATTGAATCTCGACCACATCGTTCCCCGCGACCACGGCGGGACGACGACGTGGGAGAATATTGTGTGCGCGTGTATCCCGTGCAACACGCGCAAGGCCAACCGCACGCCGACGCAGGCGGGGATGCACCTCATCAAGAAGCCCAAGCGCCCGAAGTGGCGTCCGTTCGTGAATGTCACCATCAGCACCGTCGCCCACGATAGCTGGAAGCATTTCCTCGATTTGGCGTATTGGAACGTTGAGTTGGGTGAGGATGTGAAGTAA
- a CDS encoding GNAT family acetyltransferase: protein MTSFQIRPYRPADEAAVLELWKTCQLVGPKNNPRQDIARKLLVNPEWFLVGELDSKIVATCMVGYEGHRGWINYLAVAPEYQRRGFARQIMEEAERLLREVGCPKINLQVRTANAQVIEFYKSIGFKVDDVVSMGKRLETDEPFHSPDIS from the coding sequence ATGACCTCATTTCAAATCCGCCCGTATCGCCCTGCCGACGAAGCCGCTGTGTTGGAACTGTGGAAGACCTGTCAATTGGTTGGGCCGAAGAACAATCCACGGCAGGACATTGCGAGAAAGCTACTGGTCAATCCCGAATGGTTTCTGGTTGGTGAACTGGACAGCAAGATTGTGGCGACTTGCATGGTCGGGTATGAAGGGCATCGAGGCTGGATCAATTATCTGGCGGTAGCTCCCGAATACCAGCGGCGCGGTTTTGCCCGGCAAATCATGGAGGAGGCCGAGCGATTGTTGCGAGAGGTGGGCTGTCCGAAGATCAATTTGCAGGTGAGAACCGCGAATGCCCAGGTGATCGAGTTCTATAAGAGCATTGGATTCAAGGTTGACGACGTTGTCAGCATGGGGAAGCGGCTGGAGACGGATGAGCCGTTTCATTCGCCGGATATTTCGTGA
- the larE gene encoding ATP-dependent sacrificial sulfur transferase LarE: MLGKLDQLKAALRSCGRTLVAYSGGVDSVFLAKVAHDVLGDKALAVIADSPSLPRRELQEALEIAEQFGFPVRVIKTEEMEDANYTSNPSNRCYFCKSELFENLAEIAKREGWQAIIYGENASDVGDYRPGAVAAKEYQVRAPLKEVGLTKAEIRELSAELGLPTADKPAMACLSSRIPYGEPVTEEALGMIEAAENVLRDAGFYEVRVRHHKNMARIEIGADEFQKFFDEEVREAVTQALRKIGYAYVTLDLQGYRRGSANEVLAKSKER; this comes from the coding sequence GTGCTCGGGAAACTCGATCAACTCAAGGCTGCGCTCCGTTCTTGCGGACGCACGCTGGTGGCTTATTCGGGCGGGGTGGACAGCGTGTTCCTCGCTAAGGTCGCGCACGATGTGCTGGGGGACAAGGCGCTGGCGGTGATTGCGGATTCGCCGAGTTTGCCGCGGCGGGAGTTGCAGGAGGCGCTCGAGATTGCGGAACAGTTTGGGTTTCCCGTGCGGGTGATCAAGACGGAGGAGATGGAGGACGCGAATTACACGAGCAACCCGTCGAACCGTTGCTACTTTTGCAAGAGCGAGTTGTTCGAGAATTTGGCCGAAATCGCAAAGCGCGAAGGCTGGCAGGCGATTATCTATGGAGAGAACGCCAGCGATGTGGGGGATTATCGGCCCGGTGCCGTGGCGGCCAAGGAATATCAGGTGCGCGCGCCGTTGAAGGAAGTCGGATTGACGAAAGCAGAGATTCGCGAGTTGTCGGCGGAGTTGGGTTTGCCGACGGCGGACAAGCCGGCGATGGCCTGTTTGTCGTCGCGGATTCCGTACGGCGAGCCGGTGACGGAAGAGGCGTTGGGGATGATCGAGGCGGCGGAGAACGTGTTGCGGGACGCGGGGTTTTATGAAGTGCGGGTGCGTCATCACAAGAACATGGCACGCATCGAGATTGGCGCGGATGAATTTCAGAAATTTTTCGACGAAGAAGTGCGGGAGGCGGTAACCCAGGCATTGAGGAAGATCGGGTACGCATACGTGACGCTCGATCTGCAGGGGTACCGGCGCGGCAGCGCGAACGAGGTGCTGGCAAAATCGAAGGAGAGATAA
- a CDS encoding thiazole synthase encodes MTDKPQKLRIANRDFNSRLIMGTGKFASGELMAASLEASGAEMVTVALRRADLSGQKDKFANILTFVDAKKYLLLPNTSGARNAEEACRLARLGREATSSAWLKLEIHPDARYLLPDPIETLKAAEVLVKEGFTVLPYINADPVLAKRLEDVGCATVMPLGSPIGSARGIETRANISIIIEQATVPVVVDAGLGAPSHAAEALEMGADAVLVNTAIAVAADPVRMAAAFRAAVEAGRTAYEVGLAPKRKEAEATSPLTGFLNEP; translated from the coding sequence ATGACCGACAAGCCGCAAAAGCTACGCATTGCCAACCGCGATTTCAACTCGCGCCTGATCATGGGCACGGGCAAGTTCGCCTCGGGCGAATTGATGGCGGCGTCGCTCGAAGCCAGCGGCGCGGAGATGGTGACCGTGGCGCTACGGCGCGCGGATTTGTCGGGACAGAAGGATAAGTTCGCCAACATCCTGACGTTCGTTGACGCGAAGAAATATTTACTCCTGCCGAACACCAGCGGCGCGCGGAATGCCGAGGAGGCTTGTCGACTCGCGCGCCTGGGCCGCGAAGCGACCAGCTCGGCGTGGCTGAAGTTGGAGATACATCCCGACGCCCGTTACCTGTTGCCTGATCCCATTGAAACGTTGAAGGCGGCTGAGGTTTTGGTGAAGGAAGGCTTCACGGTGTTGCCGTACATCAATGCCGATCCCGTTCTGGCGAAGCGGCTGGAGGATGTCGGCTGCGCGACGGTCATGCCGCTTGGGTCGCCGATCGGCAGCGCGCGCGGCATCGAGACGCGGGCGAATATATCCATCATTATTGAACAAGCGACAGTGCCTGTTGTGGTCGATGCGGGACTGGGCGCGCCGTCTCATGCGGCGGAAGCGCTGGAGATGGGCGCCGATGCCGTGCTCGTGAATACGGCCATTGCCGTCGCTGCCGACCCGGTGCGCATGGCGGCGGCATTCCGAGCAGCGGTCGAGGCAGGTCGGACCGCGTATGAAGTTGGTTTGGCCCCGAAACGGAAAGAGGCTGAGGCGACGAGTCCACTGACCGGGTTTCTCAATGAG